In the Chroococcidiopsis sp. SAG 2025 genome, one interval contains:
- a CDS encoding phycobiliprotein lyase: protein MLNFEEFFTVCVGKWKIERTYHYLLAGQVEKSYTEYDVSTLELAQKQQILSISALNGIKVDLARVDANSSLPGFAIAFNTRSETGETLSMSLQALFVPDTCVTSDTVIREIPPPTAAAVDSTAETIRGFYLRDEGYSEAGAIAGRFTYQPTRQTLEMTTYYKRSVAVDQMRIVTPDLRLRTIITYQRPANIEEPPSIIDLVGFGVERKQPA from the coding sequence ATGCTAAATTTTGAAGAGTTTTTTACTGTTTGCGTGGGCAAATGGAAAATTGAACGAACTTATCATTATCTACTAGCAGGGCAGGTAGAAAAGTCGTATACCGAATATGATGTATCTACCCTAGAATTAGCGCAAAAGCAGCAAATTCTCTCTATTTCTGCCTTAAATGGAATTAAAGTCGATCTAGCAAGAGTTGACGCAAATAGTTCATTACCAGGATTTGCGATCGCCTTTAACACTCGTTCGGAAACTGGGGAAACTCTATCAATGAGCCTGCAAGCTTTATTCGTACCCGATACCTGCGTTACCTCAGATACGGTAATTCGGGAAATTCCTCCACCAACAGCCGCCGCAGTTGATTCGACAGCAGAAACGATTCGGGGGTTTTATTTACGAGATGAAGGCTATTCCGAAGCAGGAGCGATCGCCGGACGTTTCACTTACCAACCCACGCGCCAAACTCTAGAAATGACAACTTACTACAAGCGTTCTGTAGCAGTGGATCAGATGCGCATTGTCACCCCCGATTTACGCTTGCGTACCATCATTACCTACCAACGCCCTGCCAATATAGAAGAACCACCTAGTATTATCGATTTGGTTGGTTTCGGGGTGGAACGGAAGCAACCAGCTTAA
- a CDS encoding extracellular solute-binding protein, whose product MDRRSFLFSTGTLLLSQLLAGCNTQERAKLRVQLLKGSLPNQVLQKFRTKMQQTASLEFASVEQLSSLFDRLQSWQQNNQKPIEEDWRSQLPLPSWLKPQNPNPANLVTVGDYWLAAAIRQNLIQPLDPTQLSQWSQLPNRWQELVRRNKAGQFDAKGNVWAAPYRWGYTVIAYNRDKFQSLNWKPQDWGDLWREELRDRISLPNHPREVIGLTLKYLGRSYNTENPSQVPDLTAQLNRLQPQVKLYSSDTYLQPLILGDTWLAVGWSNDIIPVMQRHRQIAAVIPQSGTSLWADLWTNPIQANSDRALEYQWIDFCWQPQIARQILLLGRTNSPIPLQIDPDNIQAELRPLLVPNDNILDKSDFLRPLTPDAIQQYQALWQGMREKS is encoded by the coding sequence ATGGATCGTAGGTCGTTTTTATTCAGTACGGGAACGCTATTACTCAGTCAGTTACTCGCAGGGTGTAACACCCAAGAACGAGCCAAACTGCGCGTACAATTACTCAAAGGTTCGCTTCCCAATCAAGTCTTGCAGAAATTTCGGACAAAGATGCAGCAGACTGCTAGTCTAGAATTCGCCTCAGTGGAACAACTGAGTAGCCTATTCGATCGCTTGCAATCTTGGCAGCAAAACAATCAAAAGCCAATAGAGGAAGATTGGCGATCGCAACTTCCCCTACCTTCATGGCTTAAACCTCAAAATCCAAACCCTGCTAACTTAGTAACTGTGGGCGACTACTGGCTTGCAGCAGCAATTAGGCAAAATCTAATTCAACCCTTAGATCCGACACAACTATCTCAATGGTCGCAGTTACCGAATCGATGGCAAGAATTGGTCAGGCGTAACAAAGCAGGACAATTTGACGCAAAAGGCAATGTTTGGGCTGCTCCCTACCGTTGGGGTTATACTGTCATTGCTTACAATCGAGATAAATTCCAGTCTTTAAACTGGAAACCGCAAGACTGGGGCGATTTATGGCGAGAAGAACTGCGCGATCGCATTTCCCTACCGAACCATCCCCGCGAAGTTATCGGCTTAACGCTCAAATACCTCGGCAGATCGTATAACACGGAAAACCCGAGCCAAGTTCCAGATTTAACCGCCCAGTTGAATCGCCTCCAGCCGCAGGTCAAACTTTACAGTTCAGATACTTATTTGCAGCCATTAATTTTGGGAGATACGTGGTTAGCTGTAGGCTGGTCAAACGACATCATACCTGTGATGCAACGCCACCGTCAGATTGCAGCGGTAATTCCACAGTCTGGAACTTCACTGTGGGCAGATCTCTGGACAAATCCGATACAAGCAAACAGCGATCGCGCTTTAGAATATCAATGGATTGATTTTTGCTGGCAACCCCAGATCGCTCGACAAATTCTCCTCTTAGGTAGGACAAATTCACCGATTCCTCTCCAGATCGATCCCGACAACATTCAAGCAGAGCTGCGCCCTCTCCTAGTACCAAATGATAATATTCTGGACAAGAGCGACTTTTTACGCCCCCTAACTCCAGATGCAATTCAGCAGTATCAAGCTTTGTGGCAGGGAATGAGAGAGAAATCGTAA
- a CDS encoding DUF2232 domain-containing protein, translated as MSDPHSFQENPSSDLTTSQQSERSPGKSAPPLAMVETAFLASTASLIYFINFYFPLGPLLRIFFAIPVAIVYLRWSARAGWMAAGVSGLLLAVLMGPIPSLLYVMPYGVMGVLLGAAWRRRSPWIVSVALGTLLGAIGFFFRFWLMSIWSGRDLWVYLIVEVTELAEWIFDKLGLLLQPSMLVIQVLALALVLVSNLVYLFVVHLVAWLLLDRLGNPIPRPPRWVQVLMDYE; from the coding sequence ATGAGCGATCCCCATTCATTTCAGGAAAACCCATCTAGCGATCTTACGACTTCACAGCAATCGGAGCGATCGCCTGGGAAATCTGCCCCACCACTGGCAATGGTGGAAACAGCTTTTCTTGCGAGTACAGCCAGCTTGATCTATTTCATTAATTTTTATTTTCCCCTCGGTCCCCTGCTGCGGATTTTCTTTGCTATCCCTGTAGCGATCGTCTATTTACGATGGAGTGCGAGGGCGGGATGGATGGCGGCTGGAGTTTCTGGGTTGCTGCTAGCAGTGTTGATGGGTCCAATTCCCAGTTTGCTGTATGTTATGCCCTATGGGGTGATGGGAGTATTATTAGGCGCTGCTTGGCGGCGGCGATCGCCTTGGATTGTCTCAGTTGCTTTAGGAACTCTTTTAGGCGCGATCGGTTTCTTCTTTCGCTTTTGGTTAATGTCGATTTGGTCTGGTCGCGATCTCTGGGTTTATCTAATTGTAGAAGTCACGGAGTTGGCAGAGTGGATTTTTGACAAGCTGGGACTGTTGCTACAACCGAGTATGCTGGTGATTCAAGTCTTAGCGCTAGCACTGGTTTTAGTCAGCAATTTAGTTTATTTATTTGTCGTTCACCTCGTTGCTTGGTTACTCCTCGATCGCCTTGGTAACCCAATTCCCCGTCCGCCCCGTTGGGTACAGGTTTTAATGGACTATGAGTAA
- the folP gene encoding dihydropteroate synthase, producing the protein MVVHNSLVIHDRTFEWGKRTYIMGVLNVTPDSFSDGGEFNNPNAALEQAQRLVAAGADIIDIGGQSTRPGAVEVPVAEELERVLSVVQLLRPAISVPISVDTTRAAVARAAIASGADIVNDISGGVFDLEMLATVAKLGVPIVLMHMRGTPQTMQQLTDYEDLIREIYQFLESRVANAIASGINPDRIIIDPGIGFAKKYHQSIEILRRLSAFRALNCPILVGASRKSFIGHILEQPDPKARVWGTAAACCGAIANGADIVRVHDVKEMHDVCRVADVLFRSEE; encoded by the coding sequence ATGGTTGTCCACAATTCTTTGGTGATTCACGATCGCACTTTTGAGTGGGGCAAGCGTACCTATATTATGGGGGTGCTGAATGTCACGCCTGATAGTTTTAGCGATGGGGGTGAGTTTAATAACCCCAACGCCGCTTTAGAACAAGCGCAGCGCCTCGTAGCAGCGGGTGCAGATATTATCGATATTGGCGGGCAGTCAACCCGACCAGGGGCGGTAGAAGTGCCTGTAGCCGAAGAATTAGAGCGGGTACTATCGGTAGTGCAATTGTTGCGTCCTGCGATTTCCGTGCCGATCTCTGTAGATACGACTAGAGCGGCTGTAGCTAGGGCGGCGATCGCCTCTGGAGCAGATATAGTGAACGATATTTCTGGAGGAGTGTTTGACCTAGAAATGCTGGCTACGGTGGCAAAACTGGGCGTACCAATTGTACTTATGCACATGCGCGGTACGCCGCAAACAATGCAACAACTGACGGATTACGAGGATTTAATTAGGGAAATCTATCAGTTTCTTGAAAGTCGCGTTGCAAATGCGATCGCCTCTGGGATAAACCCAGATCGAATTATTATCGATCCCGGGATTGGTTTTGCCAAGAAATACCATCAAAGTATCGAAATTCTGCGTCGTTTGTCAGCATTTCGCGCTCTCAATTGCCCCATATTAGTCGGAGCATCGCGTAAAAGTTTCATCGGTCATATTTTAGAGCAACCCGACCCGAAAGCACGAGTCTGGGGAACGGCAGCAGCTTGTTGCGGGGCGATCGCTAACGGTGCAGATATTGTGCGCGTCCACGATGTCAAAGAAATGCATGATGTTTGTCGTGTGGCTGATGTTTTGTTTAGAAGTGAGGAGTAA
- the tpiA gene encoding triose-phosphate isomerase produces the protein MRKIVIAGNWKMFKTQAESQEFLLGFLPYLVETPPEREVVLCVPFTDLSIMSKNMHGTRVQLGAQNVHWEASGAYTGEISAPMLLEVGVRYVVIGHSERRQFFGETDETVNLRLKAAQSFGLTPILCVGESKQQRDAGETESLISMQLQKDLVDIDQHNLVIAYEPIWAIGTGDTCEAKEANRVIGLIRTQLSNPDVPIQYGGSVKPNNIDEIMAQPEIDGALVGGASLEPDGFARIVNYK, from the coding sequence GTGCGGAAAATAGTTATTGCTGGCAACTGGAAAATGTTCAAGACCCAGGCAGAATCCCAAGAGTTTTTACTAGGATTTTTGCCGTACCTGGTGGAAACTCCTCCAGAAAGAGAAGTGGTGTTGTGCGTTCCTTTTACGGACTTAAGCATCATGTCGAAGAATATGCACGGTACGAGAGTACAGCTAGGAGCGCAAAACGTCCATTGGGAAGCGTCAGGGGCTTATACGGGTGAAATCTCTGCTCCCATGCTGCTAGAAGTTGGCGTGCGTTATGTTGTTATCGGACATAGCGAACGACGGCAGTTTTTTGGTGAAACCGATGAAACGGTAAATTTACGGCTGAAGGCAGCTCAAAGTTTCGGTCTGACCCCAATTTTATGTGTAGGTGAATCGAAGCAACAACGGGATGCAGGCGAAACTGAATCCCTGATTTCTATGCAGTTGCAAAAAGATTTGGTGGATATCGACCAGCACAACTTGGTCATTGCTTACGAACCAATTTGGGCAATTGGTACGGGCGATACTTGTGAAGCCAAGGAAGCCAATCGCGTTATCGGTTTGATTCGCACTCAGTTGAGCAATCCTGATGTCCCCATTCAATACGGTGGTTCTGTAAAACCCAACAACATCGACGAAATTATGGCACAGCCAGAAATTGATGGTGCGTTGGTTGGGGGTGCGAGTCTGGAGCCAGATGGTTTTGCGCGGATCGTCAATTACAAATAG
- a CDS encoding SagB/ThcOx family dehydrogenase: MPEQYGSIAQYYHERTKYDPETIAAKGQGLDWSKQPSPFKEYKIGTVFDLKPYLQADAEASAVIPGIAWWQRLSHLLLYSYGITAKVPTMMGQPLYLRSAPSAGGLYPAEVYLISRGTPLIPAGLYNYHPLTHSLTQFWESDVWGDLQAACFQHPALESSEIVLISTAIFYRSAWRYQDRAYRRIFLDTGHLLGNIELAGALTNFRPYLVGGFIDASVNQILYLDPEQEGAIAVVPLIDLAVQQLPLKLPLSCTALPSATQVEYPEIPDGELLAYCHRATQIDEAPVVKSQEQQEVTNLEDKYNFPFCLKVSTRTNPIDWGINLVGLETTILERRSTRAYTGAELTIDELRVLLDFTYQPQHYVDRGFDGDPDYFDLSLIETFIAVSGVTGLEEGCYYYAPKAQELRQIRFKNFRRELHFLCLGQELGRDAAAVLFHTADLKKAVARYGDRVYRYLHMDAGHLGQKLNLAAIRLNLGVSGIGGFFDDRVNEVLGIPTDEAVLYVTTLGRPR, translated from the coding sequence ATGCCAGAACAGTACGGATCGATCGCCCAATACTACCACGAACGCACGAAATACGACCCTGAGACGATTGCTGCTAAAGGTCAGGGGTTGGATTGGTCGAAGCAACCGTCGCCATTTAAAGAGTATAAAATCGGTACGGTTTTCGATCTCAAACCATACCTACAAGCAGATGCAGAGGCTTCAGCAGTCATTCCAGGGATTGCTTGGTGGCAGCGATTGTCTCATCTTTTACTGTATAGCTACGGGATCACCGCCAAAGTTCCAACTATGATGGGGCAGCCGCTCTATCTCCGCTCTGCTCCCTCTGCTGGTGGGTTATATCCAGCCGAAGTTTATCTGATTTCTCGCGGTACGCCACTCATTCCAGCCGGACTTTACAACTATCACCCGCTGACTCATTCTCTCACTCAGTTTTGGGAAAGTGACGTTTGGGGCGACCTGCAAGCAGCCTGTTTTCAACATCCAGCTTTAGAAAGCAGCGAAATTGTCCTGATCTCGACCGCTATATTCTACCGTTCGGCTTGGCGCTACCAAGACCGCGCCTATCGTCGCATATTTTTAGATACAGGACACCTGCTAGGTAATATTGAACTGGCTGGTGCTTTGACTAACTTCCGTCCCTACTTAGTTGGTGGATTTATTGATGCATCTGTCAACCAAATACTATATCTCGACCCAGAACAAGAAGGAGCGATCGCAGTCGTTCCATTAATAGATTTGGCAGTACAGCAATTACCTCTCAAATTACCTCTCAGTTGCACAGCCTTACCATCTGCTACCCAAGTTGAGTATCCCGAAATTCCTGACGGCGAATTACTGGCTTACTGCCATCGAGCAACGCAAATAGACGAAGCACCAGTAGTGAAAAGCCAGGAGCAACAGGAAGTCACTAATTTAGAAGATAAATATAACTTTCCTTTTTGTTTGAAAGTTTCAACTAGAACTAACCCGATAGATTGGGGAATAAATTTAGTCGGGTTGGAGACGACAATACTCGAACGTCGCTCCACTCGTGCTTATACTGGTGCTGAACTCACAATAGATGAGTTAAGGGTCTTGTTAGATTTCACCTATCAACCTCAGCATTACGTCGATCGAGGATTTGATGGCGATCCAGACTATTTCGACTTAAGCTTAATTGAAACATTTATTGCCGTATCTGGAGTCACGGGCTTAGAAGAAGGTTGCTACTACTACGCACCAAAAGCCCAAGAATTGCGGCAAATTCGATTTAAAAACTTTCGACGCGAATTGCACTTCCTCTGCTTAGGACAAGAACTCGGTCGGGATGCAGCCGCCGTCCTCTTTCACACCGCAGATCTGAAAAAAGCTGTAGCACGCTATGGCGATCGCGTTTATCGCTACCTACACATGGATGCAGGACATTTAGGACAAAAACTGAATTTAGCCGCTATTCGTCTCAACTTAGGTGTAAGCGGTATCGGTGGCTTTTTTGACGATCGCGTTAACGAAGTTCTTGGCATTCCGACTGACGAAGCCGTACTTTACGTTACGACGCTGGGAAGACCGAGATAA
- the mnmE gene encoding tRNA uridine-5-carboxymethylaminomethyl(34) synthesis GTPase MnmE translates to MSDSIASSTIAAIATAVVPQQGSVGIVRVSGNEAIAIAHHLFYAPGKQAWESHHILYGYIRHPQTQQLVDEALLLIMQAPRSYTREDVVEFHCHGGIMAVQQVLQLCLEGGAKLAQPGEFTLRAFLNGRLDLTQAESIADLVGARSPQAAQTALAGIQGKLAHPIRQLRTKCLDVLAEIEARIDFEEDLPPLDETLVRAELAQIGVEVSKILATADRGELLRTGLKVAIVGRPNVGKSSLLNAWSRSDRAIVTDLPGTTRDVVESQLVVGGIPIQVLDTAGIRATEDRVEKMGVERSLSSAQAADLVLLTIDAAAGWTQADEEIYLQVKHRPLILVINKIDLAVVETVNYPAEITQVVTTAAACDRGIDALEQAILAKVRSGKVDSANLDLAINQRQAAALIRAQTCLEQVREAIEQQLPLDFWTIDLRGAIQALGEITGEEVTESVLDRIFSQFCIGK, encoded by the coding sequence ATGTCTGATTCGATCGCATCGTCTACTATTGCTGCCATTGCCACTGCGGTAGTACCGCAACAGGGTAGCGTAGGTATTGTCAGAGTCTCGGGAAATGAAGCGATCGCGATCGCTCATCATCTATTTTACGCCCCTGGAAAACAAGCCTGGGAAAGCCACCACATTCTCTATGGCTACATTCGCCATCCCCAAACACAGCAACTCGTGGATGAGGCGTTATTGCTAATCATGCAGGCTCCACGTTCCTATACCCGAGAGGATGTGGTCGAGTTTCACTGTCATGGTGGAATTATGGCAGTACAGCAGGTATTGCAGTTGTGTTTGGAAGGAGGAGCCAAACTAGCGCAGCCAGGAGAATTTACACTTAGAGCATTTTTAAACGGACGCTTAGACTTAACCCAAGCCGAAAGTATAGCCGATTTGGTCGGGGCGCGATCGCCGCAAGCAGCGCAGACAGCTTTAGCAGGTATACAGGGAAAATTAGCTCACCCAATTCGTCAATTACGAACGAAATGTTTGGATGTCTTAGCAGAAATTGAGGCAAGAATTGACTTTGAGGAGGATCTACCACCATTAGATGAAACACTAGTTCGAGCAGAACTAGCCCAAATTGGGGTAGAAGTCAGCAAAATTCTGGCTACAGCCGATCGAGGCGAATTATTACGCACGGGATTAAAAGTGGCGATTGTCGGTCGTCCGAATGTAGGTAAATCGAGTTTGTTGAATGCTTGGAGTCGTAGCGATCGCGCTATTGTCACCGATTTACCTGGTACGACTCGCGATGTGGTAGAGTCTCAACTCGTTGTGGGAGGAATTCCGATTCAGGTATTAGATACAGCCGGAATTCGCGCCACGGAAGATCGAGTCGAGAAAATGGGAGTCGAGCGATCGCTTTCTAGCGCTCAAGCCGCCGATTTAGTTTTATTGACAATTGATGCGGCGGCGGGATGGACTCAGGCGGATGAGGAAATTTACCTTCAGGTGAAACACCGTCCGTTAATTTTAGTTATTAACAAAATCGATCTTGCGGTGGTTGAAACAGTGAATTATCCAGCCGAAATTACTCAGGTAGTGACAACGGCTGCTGCTTGCGATCGCGGTATAGATGCTTTAGAGCAAGCAATTTTGGCAAAGGTACGATCGGGAAAGGTAGATTCTGCCAATCTAGATTTAGCAATTAACCAGCGCCAAGCCGCCGCGCTAATCAGAGCGCAAACTTGCTTAGAACAGGTACGAGAGGCGATCGAACAGCAGTTACCTCTAGATTTTTGGACGATTGACTTACGCGGCGCAATTCAAGCTTTAGGAGAAATTACTGGTGAAGAAGTCACGGAGTCAGTGTTAGATCGGATTTTCAGCCAGTTTTGTATTGGAAAATGA
- the surE gene encoding 5'/3'-nucleotidase SurE: protein MTLILTNDDGIDAPGIRALQKAVAGYKVIVAAPRDHLSGCGHQVTTTQAIHVHRRTENEYAIAGTPADCTRIALTYICQDVKFVLSGINAGGNMGADVYISGTVAAVREAAFQGIPGVAVSHYRKGKRNVDWDTAARWTAKVLADLLDRPPEPGTFWNVNLPHLLPGDPDPEVVFCEPSTQPLPVNYRIEGDNFYYAGEYAQRDRAPGTDVDVCFSGKIAVTLLRL, encoded by the coding sequence ATGACTTTAATTTTAACTAACGACGATGGAATTGACGCGCCAGGAATTCGGGCATTGCAAAAAGCCGTGGCTGGGTACAAAGTCATCGTCGCTGCACCCAGAGATCATTTATCTGGCTGCGGACATCAAGTCACCACAACTCAAGCAATCCACGTTCATCGTCGCACCGAAAACGAGTATGCGATCGCCGGAACTCCCGCCGATTGTACCCGCATAGCCCTAACATACATTTGTCAAGATGTCAAATTCGTGCTTTCCGGGATCAATGCTGGAGGTAACATGGGGGCTGATGTCTACATTTCAGGAACTGTTGCAGCCGTCAGAGAAGCAGCATTTCAAGGAATTCCCGGGGTGGCAGTTTCCCACTACCGCAAAGGCAAACGCAATGTAGATTGGGATACTGCGGCAAGGTGGACGGCGAAAGTCTTAGCCGATCTACTCGATCGTCCGCCAGAACCAGGCACGTTTTGGAACGTAAATTTGCCGCACTTACTACCAGGAGATCCCGATCCAGAAGTGGTGTTTTGCGAACCTTCAACTCAACCGCTACCAGTCAATTATCGGATCGAAGGAGATAACTTTTATTATGCAGGGGAATATGCCCAACGCGATCGCGCTCCTGGTACGGATGTCGATGTCTGTTTTTCTGGCAAAATCGCCGTAACTCTATTGAGGCTTTAA
- the cobT gene encoding nicotinate mononucleotide-dependent phosphoribosyltransferase CobT yields the protein MIRIYTQLKQGQAWIERYRGGSPAFACVLGFTATGLIPGISAAGLTPEDRQYTAIADAEFLARGPQPQPQNALPPLPAGASPVAISRAVVEKLNIPLYLFNAGLPKPPTVPTIDLGGTPAKCLSQGSALPLATVKHLLEQGLVWGERLGRSSHDYLIIGECVVGGTTTALAILTGLGVDAAGKVNSSHPICNHNQKWELVQAGLQRAGLWERIPVADPGVLIAAVGDPMQIVVAGMAIAASRTKGVILAGGTQMLAVYALMQSVVKAYHLKWHSEAVVVGTTRWVAEDPTGKTVELAASIDTVTLLSTELSFVTSRYTQLRAYEQGYVKEGMGAGGCAIASSVTAGWSQTQLLQAIEALMARMNY from the coding sequence ATGATCCGAATTTACACCCAATTAAAACAGGGGCAAGCGTGGATAGAACGGTATCGGGGTGGTTCTCCCGCGTTTGCTTGTGTTTTGGGGTTTACGGCAACAGGCTTAATTCCCGGGATTTCGGCAGCTGGTCTGACTCCTGAAGATCGACAATATACGGCGATCGCGGATGCTGAATTTTTAGCACGCGGTCCCCAGCCTCAGCCGCAGAATGCCTTACCTCCCTTGCCTGCGGGGGCTTCTCCTGTGGCGATCTCTCGTGCTGTTGTGGAGAAATTGAATATTCCTCTCTATTTATTTAATGCGGGGCTACCCAAACCGCCAACCGTACCGACAATCGATTTGGGCGGGACTCCTGCCAAGTGTTTGAGTCAAGGGAGCGCATTGCCACTAGCAACGGTAAAACATTTACTGGAACAAGGTTTAGTTTGGGGAGAACGTCTTGGTAGAAGTTCCCACGACTACCTAATTATTGGCGAGTGTGTCGTGGGTGGAACCACAACGGCACTCGCTATCTTAACTGGTTTGGGTGTTGATGCTGCTGGTAAGGTAAATAGCAGTCATCCGATTTGCAACCATAACCAAAAATGGGAGTTAGTCCAAGCAGGGTTGCAGCGTGCTGGACTGTGGGAACGGATACCTGTAGCAGATCCTGGCGTACTCATAGCAGCGGTGGGAGATCCGATGCAAATTGTTGTCGCTGGAATGGCGATCGCTGCTAGTCGCACAAAAGGAGTTATCTTAGCTGGTGGTACGCAAATGCTAGCTGTTTATGCCTTAATGCAATCTGTAGTCAAGGCATATCATCTCAAGTGGCATTCTGAAGCTGTTGTTGTAGGAACTACTCGCTGGGTAGCGGAAGATCCGACAGGGAAAACAGTTGAACTCGCTGCCAGTATAGATACTGTAACGCTTTTGTCAACTGAGCTGAGTTTTGTAACTTCCAGATATACTCAACTTCGCGCTTACGAGCAAGGTTACGTAAAAGAGGGTATGGGCGCAGGTGGTTGCGCGATCGCCTCCTCTGTCACAGCTGGCTGGAGTCAGACTCAACTCCTACAAGCAATCGAAGCATTGATGGCAAGAATGAATTACTAA